A single Vicugna pacos chromosome 15, VicPac4, whole genome shotgun sequence DNA region contains:
- the ARHGAP25 gene encoding rho GTPase-activating protein 25 isoform X3, giving the protein MPHIPRMPRWELGCGFPALALLFCWNFRRKTPKLRKKAVFGQRLDETVAYEQKFGPHLVPILVEKCAEFILEHGLNEEGIFRLPGQDNLVKQLRDAFDAGERPSFDRDTDVHTVASLLKLYLRDLPEPVVPWNQYEGFLLCGQLMNADEAKAQQELMKQLSILPRDNYNLMSYLCRFLHEIQLNCGVNKMSVDNLATVIGVNLIRSKVEDPAVIMRGTPQIQRVMTMMIRDHEVLFPKSKDAPVSPPAQKNDPKKPPVARSSVGWDATEDTPISRTDSVSNMASDSETTSPTGQQPGDGCLGDSSKASREKPGDWKTQSRKRTQTLPNRKCFLTSAFQGANSCKAEIFKNEFWSPSSEGAAGEGHRRTMSQGVPQCFDSQRTSTYDNVPTQPRSPGDAERAPLSPADDSKRDALASPNSETGPGKKNSGEEELESLQRMVQELQKKIEMQKQMYEEQIENLEKENYDVWAKVVRLSEELETEKKKSAALEISLRNVERSLEDVERRNKALEEEVKEFVKSMKEPKADA; this is encoded by the exons CGGTGTTCGGCCAGCGCTTGGATGAGACAGTGGCCTATGAGCAGAAATTTGGCCCCCACCTGGTGCCCATCCTGGTGGAGAAGTGTGCGGAGTTCATCCTGGAGCACGGCCTGAACGAAGAGGGCATCTTCCGGCTGCCTGGGCAGGACAACCTGGTGAAGCAGCTGAGAGATGCTTTTGACGCGGGGGAGCGGCCCTCCTTTGACAG AGATACAGATGTGCACACGGTGGCCTCCCTGCTGAAGCTCTACCTCCGAGACCTCCCGGAACCAGTGGTTCCCTGGAACCAGTATGAGGGGTTCCTGCTATGCGGGCAGCTCATGAATGCAGATGAAGCAAAG GCTCAGCAGGAGCTGATGAAGCAGCTCTCCATCCTTCCTCGAGACAACTACAACCTCATGAGCTACCTCTGCAG GTTCCTGCATGAAATACAGCTGAACTGTGGTGTTAACAAGATGAGTGTGGACAATCTGGCTACTGTGATCGGTGTGAATCTCATCAGGTCAAAGGTAGAAGACCCTGCTGTGATCATGAGAG gGACTCCTCAGATCCAAAGAGTGATGACCATGATGATCAGAGACCATGAAGTCCTCTTCCCCAAGTCTAAAGATGCACCCGTATCACCTCCTGCCCAAAAAAATGACCCCAAGAAACCTCCAGTGGCACGAAGTTCTGTGGGCTGGGATGCTACTGAGGACACTCCAATTTCTAGAACAGACAGCGTCAGTAACATG GCGAGCGACTCAGAGACAACCAGCCCCACTGGACAACAGCCAGGTGATGGGTGTCTGGGAGACAGCAGCAAAGCATCCAGGGAAAAGCCAGGAGACTGGAAGACACAATCCCGGAAAAGGACTCAGACACTCCCTAACCGGAAATGCTTCTTGACATCAGCTTTTCAAGGTGCCAATAGCTGCAAAGCGGAGATCTTTAAAAATGAGTTCTGGTCCCCTTCTTCGGAGGGGGCGGCAGGGGAAGGGCACAGGAGAACAATGTCTCAAGGTGTGCCGCAGTGTTTTGACTCCCAGAGGACTTCCACCTACGATAATGTCCCCACCCAGCCCCGGTCCCCTGGGGACGCAGAACGTGCACCCTTGTCTCCGGCTGATGACTCCAAGAGAGATGCTCTTGCCAGCCCAAACTCTGAAACCGGGCCTGGGAAAAAGAACTCTGGAGAAGAGGAACTTGAATCTTTGCAGAGGATGGTCCAGGAGCtgcagaagaaaatagaaatgcagaagcAAATGTATGAGGAACAGATTGAAAA CCTCGAGAAGGAGAACTATGACGTCTGGGCCAAGGTGGTGAGGCTCAGTGAAGAACTGGAGACAGAGAAGAAGAAGTCGGCAGCCCTGGAAATCAGCCTCCGCAATGTGGAGCGCTCCCTGGAGGACGTGGAGAGGCGGAACAAGGCCTTGGAAGAAGAAGTCAAGGAGTTTGTCAAATCGATGAAGGAGCCCAAGGCAGACGCTTGA